In Chroicocephalus ridibundus chromosome 2, bChrRid1.1, whole genome shotgun sequence, the DNA window TCattgttttgttaaattaaaagaaaaaaaagggccctgtcttctccccttcctcttcgTTTAAGAACACTTTGTCTTGGCTTTGTCTTGGGAGCGTTTGGGTGTGTTCTTGCAACTATCCTTTCTAACATATGCATGCATTTCTAACCTTTGAAGTAAATGTTGCGACTTCATGGCTTGAATTTAAATTGTAGTTCATCTAAAATAATGGACGCTAAGAATTTTGCAATAActgattaaaagaagaaagcctGGATTCAATCCATGCAAAGTCACGTGGTCTCTGACATTTACCTCTAATGTTTTAACCTATCTAAACCATTAATTGGGTGAttctaatttccttttcttcttcctttttcttcctgcatccCATGTTGTCTGTGGTGGTTAATGTGGTTGGACTCTCCCCTggtcagtatttttatttccaggagGTGTTTCCTGTTCTGGCTGCAAAGCACTGCATTATGCAGGCCAATGCAGAATATCATCAATCTATCCTggcaaaacagcagaagaaatttgGTGAAGAAATTGGGAGGTTGCAGGTGGgtaactgtttttcttctctgaaagataTGGGAGAACTTTAAATCCTGAAAAGCTAACTCAGTCCTAAAATTCAAATAACTAAAAatgaagtgtatttaaaaaatgacaaagcatGTTTATCACATGAATCAAATTATTAGCAGCTTCAAAGATGAGAGGAATCTCTGTAGCTCTtacaaagatgtattttaatgatttttgggCAGTTTGATACTGCTTGACATGTTAAGTCTGTATCTTTACGTTTGTATAGGCTTCTTATCTCAGTATAGCTAATATAACAGATTTGTTAATAAAGTTTTCCTAAgcaatgttattaaaaaaaaaaaagacaacaaaaccccaaaacattaaaatTCTGCCTGGTCTATACATAACTGCTTTCCTGCAATCTTGATTTAAATCTGAaccatttttgaaaaatgtacaTGCAGTTGTATATTTAGACTTTATAGTTTTTTGCCTCTACATCTGCTTCCTAGAGGGACTCACATATAGATGTTATAGTAACATAAGTAAGGTCTTGTCATGTTTTAAGTAAGGTGGGGaagaaaattactaaaaataaCTACTTTCTTCAAGTCTTCTGgtccttgaaagaaaacaatagtAGTGCTGCTTTGGCTGAATTTGTAGGATCCGTGTGCAATTTATTGATGTGCAGGAGAGTTGAGAGACTTATTTAAGACTATCGTGTTGACATTTTGAAAGTTACCATTATGCATTTATTGACTTGGAGCGGGATGGAgcttgaaacttttttttgtaTGCTTGCATGACAATGAAGTGCCTGTATGAACTTCTAATAGCACATTGTACTATGACGACATTACTAGGTGATAGATGAAGATGTATCAGCTGTTTATTCGTGAGGTTCAAATCTGCCTATCAGATCTCCTTTTCTAGGACTCTGCTGCAATAGAATATTAACGTCTTTTTGTTAGTGCTCACCCTTGACAGGTCTGGCTATATCAAATTTACTATCATTGTTAAGTTGTACAGTAAATTAGCTTGTGTCCATGATGTTTCTTCATGTTGTGTTATAGGAAGAAACCCTTCATGCTGAGCAGTTAAAAGTTTTGGTGATTTGTGTTGTGTGTgggtttcttggtttttttgttggtgttcgttgtttggttttttgtaggGAAGTCTGAGGGGCAATACTCCATTATTACTTACTTTAGCACTGCTTCATGAACAGCATCTAGTAAGAAGTTAAAATCCTGTGGCTTCTTATTTAATACATTTAGTAAGATGAAACTTAAATCCTGTTCTACATCGTTGTTAAAATGCTGCTTCCATAATTAATCTAAATTAGAGGTTTAGTATACTTTTTGATGAGTCGTTGAAAAATGCAGTTGCTATAAAGTAATACtgtctttttatttccctttttgaaagCTAGAACAAAGATTGAttatattgggggggggggaataatatAAATTCCTCCAAAAGTAAAGTCTATATGCacatctctgtttcttctctcGCATTCTGTTTCTGGCAAATGCCAGTTAGACTTGTAATGTCGTATCAAACCAAAACTACTGTTTTATGATTTATGGCACAATGGAAAGTGtcaaaaaatatctgcaaatttCAAATAGACTTCTCTTGTAATGTAGCTCAGGTTCCACTTCACTTTTCCAAGAAGTCTGAGGCTTTGAATTGTTGCGAATTTATGTAAACCTCAGTCTCTCCTGCAGGAGATTGGAAGTTGGAAAATCTGATACCTCAGGGTTGCATCTAGGCTGAGCAGACAGCAGTGAAGAGACAGCAgaccttgtattttattttaatttccagtatGATTCCAGTATAATTTCTGTAGCTTCTGAGCTCAAGGTTAGATGAGTGCTAGCGGCAGATGTGAAAAGCAGGAACTCTGGCTTCCTCCTTCATGAATGTGAGCAAGATTTGAGAAACAATTTGCAGTACCTGCAAAAGCAAGCTGTGTGTTTCATGAAACAACATGAAAATGACATGGaagcacgttttttttttttttcttgtgaatggGTGTTATTGCATCTAACTCATGATAACTTCTTTTGGATTTTGGGGAGTCATAGTGAAGCTATTTTGACAGAATAACTTgattactgttttgttttcccaatgAACTATTTTAATGAGTAAAATGTCCTTTTCCCCGTTTTTGATACATAAGAGGGAAGAATATTTTCTTATGGAAATAACAACACGTATCATATGTGTTGGCAGTAGTTACTTGGCTATCTGGGAAGCTCATGTGTTTTCCTAAGTATTtatgaaagggagaaagaaaagttactttaactattttattttttttagcatgcaGCAGACTTGGTGAAAACAGTGGCATCTCGTTATGATGAATATATAAATGTTAAAGATCTGGTTGACAAAATCAACCGTGCACTTACAGCTGCCAAAAAAGACAATGACTTCATTTACCATGACCGGGTTCCTGACCTGAAAGATTTGGAGTCCATTGGAAAAGCCAGTCTTGTGAAGTCTACTCCAGTTGTTGTTCCTCTGAGTCAGAAATTCACTGGTAAGTGAAGTGTGTGGAGCGCACAGGCTAATTGTTACCTTGTGAAACACATGGCCATCAAAGTTCATTTATACCATGAAAAAGTAAATGTTTACTTTTGAATTTTATTAAGTGTACAGCAGTGTTTTTGGAAGTGCCATTTGCCTTTTCCAGTTTGGAGTTCTATTTCTTGATGATAAAAAGTACTGAAAGACTAAACCACATGTTGAAAATCATTATCTGCAGTGTGCCCTTCTCGTAAAGATTTTCTCAGCAACTGTATTTTCTATATTAAACCAACTTAATTCCAGAAGGAACACTAGTATAATTGAAAAATATCAAATTGTACAATCTGAACTAACCTAGTTGCTGACCTTCCATAAAGGTGAAAAATTTTACTTTGTTGGCTTATGGGGGAGTTCTGAAAAATGATCCTCTCTCCCATTTCTcgctttcttcctttaaaaaagcagaattagaAATTAAGCCATAAGGTAAATGTGATTTGCAATCCTAcaattgttttaaatataatgactttaaatttatttctaaatctatttaaatttatttctaaatcagtTTCAGACTTAAAAATTGAAATCTAATCTAAAGACCTGTAGaaatagttggttttttttgtttgtgtgggagAGTATCTTAAGCTGTTTGGATCAGTCTCTGTAGTATAACCTGTACAAAAGAGCTGGGAAGATGTTTGTGTCTTTTTACCTTCACAGTGCAATTTAAGTAATTTATACTATTTTAATTGCAGACCTGTTTGAGAAGATGGTTCCATTGCAAGTTCAGCAATCTGTGAGTGTTTATAACCAGAGAAAGGCAGATCTAGTAAACAGGTCAATAGCCCAGATGAGAGAAGCCACAAATCTGGCAAATGGGTAAGTATGGCTTCTTGTGAAGTTTATCAAGAGGACTTATGGAACAGCCTGTAAACACTGGTTGCCTTGCAGTCTCTGGACATCCAGATTACagcagtctctttttttttttttttattactgtatgGTAGGTTGGCAAAATTAAGCTATAGCAGGGGTATTTAGAACTACTTTTCTGCAGATGTTAAGACTGAAACCATGTCAAGAACAagtagtatttaattttcttcagtatttctctgttttttaggAGTCTGACACTTGTTCAGGAAAAAGTTCCAGTTCCATTAATCTAGATGGATTTTCATATTCCAATAGTCAGCTTGATTGTACCAGTGACTCAATATGTAATATCTTTTTCGGCcaaaattttgttctttaaaataaataataataaaaaattatatcaaGCTGAAAGATAGGAATGTAATTCAAGGCAGTTGGTTCTTTATCCACCAGACAGTTACTACTGAAAATGTTTGCCACATTTTCTAAGTGCTAGAAGACTagtatttctttagctttttaaGAGCTTTGAAACTTATTTTTGGTGAGGTATACTGTAGGAATAAGTTCAGAGTTTTCAGTTGGAAATTTCTGTCCAGGAGTACATTATACTCTGTTTCCTTTATAATTGACTGTGTGATTGATTTTGTGTAGCAGCACTATTTACAGGATAAAACCATTTAATACTACAAATAAATTGCTGTTTAACATGTTGACTTTTTCAGTGTGTTGGCTTCCCTCAATCTTCCTGCTGCTATTGAAGATGTGTCTGGTGATACTGTTCCTCAGTCTATTTTGAACAAGTCTAAGTCTGTGATTGAACAGGGAGGAATTCAGACTGTTGATCAGCTTATCAAAGATCTGCCTGAACTGCtacaaaggaacaaagaaattTTAGATGAAGTAAGCTCAGCAACCGCTAAcactaaaatattcttaaaacacACCACcactgaactcttttttttttctttaaatagtaatAGAAAAAGTGCATGACTATCCAAAGTGTTTGTAACTTTAATAGCACTTTAAAATATGTCATTTAAGTGTTCAGTCCGTTACAGAAACTGTGCTGTTACATGTGGATATTCCCCtacaagtattttgtttttaaaattgcttgGGGGGAGGAGCATTCTGAAGAAATTTGGGTGATTTGTTCTTTCATGTCTGTTTTCAATTTGCCAAATTAAATTTATAAAGGATGTATAAACATTCTTTATATTTTCTACACTAGCTGTGTATTTTGTAGCTATTTCATGTTTAGAATGGCTTATAGCGCATGTAACATTTTACTCTTGTAGTCACTACGGTTATTAGATGAAGAAGAAACTACAGACAATGACCTGCGAACAAAATTCAAAGAACGCTGGCAGAGAACGCCATCCAACGAACTCTATAAGCCTTTAAGAGCAGGTAAAGTTCGTGTTTCATGCTTTGGATTCTGGGGATGCTCTACAAATGTCCATTCTCATTGTGTAAATTAAAGTCGTTTTCAATGCTCTGATATTACCTTTAAAGTTACAAATTTCAGTTTAGGAGAGGTTATGCCAAAATATCTCCTTGTGCAATATGCACCAATTTTGGAGTTGAGAGATGGTGTGATAGCAGagaatttgctgctgcttttgcaccCTTGGAGTACATGTGTGTGCTACAGTTTCGGAGAGCATATGTAATGAAAAATGGCTGCCCTCCTAAGAATCTGGTTGCAGTTAGCTCTTAAAtacttcagtgtatttttcttttcgtaaattaactttttttaatttcccatcaaggtgttcttttctctctgatttggtgttctttttattccttttttttttttttcccccctccccagcagttagTCAAGCTACTTAAGGTCACGACGATAGCATGGTTTCTGTGCGCTTAATATGTGTTGTTTTGAAGCTAACAGGGGAGTGGTACCTGTGCCTTAGTTTGGCAAAGTTACAGGGGTTTAAATCTGGGGAGTACCTCAAACCAGTGTTCATTCATATAATAcacttctctgtgtttctctggaGAATTAATATAGGTACCTAGTTTATGCgctatttaaaacataaattagaAGCTTAAGTTTTAAGCTTAATAAGTCTTAGTAGCTTCAGGATGTGCAGGCTCATAAAACTGTATGAAGACTTGCAAAAAGCGTAAACGCTGCTCTGGTGCAAATTCCTCAATAAAACGAGTTTTGAAATTATATAAACaaccttcttttttcctttccaccacCAGAGGGAGCCAGTTACCATAACATCTTGAGTAAAGCTGTGCAAGCAGATGGCCAAGTTAAAGAGCGCTATCAGGCTCACCGGGATACGATCGCACTTCTGTGTAAGCCAGAGTCAGAACTCAATGCCGCCATTCCTTCTGCCAACCCAGCAAAAACATTACAAGGAAGTGAGGTAAAGCATTGAAATTTGTCTCTGTTTTGAGTAGAAGTGCTGTTCATCTAACAACGTAAACTTACATGAATTGGTGTGGAAGCCGATCCTTAGCTGCTCTTGTTTCTTTCACAGTTGATACAGGAGGTAACTAACATTCGGAAAAGAGgttgcctttttatttaaaatctgccTGAGTATATTTTGTTACGCTCGGTGTCAGCAAGTTCAGTTGCCAGGGAGAGCAACACTGTTTGACGGTTATAAAAGGAGCAATCCTTGATGAATATTTTCGTTATGTAATGTAGGGTGGTGGGATGTAGTGCTCAGGTTTTTGGGGCAATTTGGCAATGTAAAAGGCATGGCCcagttattttaaagtattagGCAATTACAGCAACTTGCTTTCCAAGAAAGTCATGTCTCATCTACAGCaatatgattatttttctcataggagtgatTTGAAGTCAGTGTTTTTGACTGTCATTTTTAGACTATCCTATTGGAAGGTATctgatcagtttaaaaaaaaaaaaaggcttaaaaaagcTTTCTATTAATTCAGTGTTATTAGTGGAAGCAAATCTTTAGATAAGAATATAGCTTTAGAAATACTTGGAGATCCTCTGTTTCGTTGCATTTTGTCCCCGTTTGTTGTCTTAAATGCATTTATAAACAAATACTCATCCAGCAGTGTTGCCAGCGTCAGTGAGGAGTGCAAGGTGGAAACAAAAGTAATAGTGCACAATTCTGcaataatcatagaatgtattggaTAGGAAGagaactttaaaggtcatttagtccaataTTCCCCTAAATAATTCCTCTAATTAATTCCAATAATTCCTCTAAATATGCAAacttctgacatttttttttacctaggTTGTTAATGTCTTAAAAACTTTGTTGGCCAATCTGGATGAAGTTAAGAAGGAGAGAGAACAGCTGGAAAATGACCTGAAATCTGTAAATTTTGACATGACAAGCAAATTCCTGACAGCACTTGCACAGGATGGTGCTATAAATGAGGAGGCTATCTCTGTAACCGAGTTGGACAGAATTTATGGAAGTTACACACAGAAAGTGCAAGAGTCCCtaaaaaagcaggaagaactTCTCAAAAACATTCAGGTACAACACCTTGTATGTCTTCCTTCCTCTTAAACTAAGGAGCAATGACTCCTCTCTCTCTAGTGCTTTAGAAATCTCGTTGCTTTCTACtctgttttgcttgttttgctctgttttgcccGTTATAGGCCAGTTGATACTCCTTTACTCCTCTGATTGCTGAAAAATACAGGGGTGTCTTTTGTGTTCACTGTaatgaaatgtgaatttttaGCAGACCCTCCCAGAGCTCCAGTGTAAATTCTCTTGGACCTTTTCTTGGCCCAGTTCTGCAGATGAGCTTAACTATTGTGTTAagaagtttttggttttgtattttcccCTTATCCCATCTTAATACTGTTTCTGGGATAACAGGAGACCTATCCTTACTTTCTACTAGAAGATATTTTGGGTTTCTGAAGTACAATTTGATTTATTCCTAATTGCTATTTACAATGTGCTTGACTCCAGCATGTGCAAAGCTCATCAAAGTAAAACTTAATGAGGATTTCCCAAAGTTTATTTATAAATTCAGCCTTAATTTGCCAGTAATGCTAGAGACAGGTACCTAAGATATCTGGTAAAAGAGGAAGTCTTAGTTCTTGGACAAGTGACAATAGTGGCTTGAGTAATGATGGGGCCTATTTGTGCGCAAGACTGCTTGCAACTTCTGACTGCCACTTGGATAGCAAGAATAAGAGActtttccaaaagggaaaaaattgttCCTAAATGACCACATGGCCCATGTTTATCAAGGATTTTATATTTAGGTATCTTTTAACATAATAGACTTTATAATCTTGATGGATATTACTTTGATGTTTGAATGTCCTGAAGTTCAAGTTTGGCTGCTTCTGGGAGCTGAAGTAATCTTTTAAAAGTATACTTGTTTATTTTCCCAAAAGAAATGAGACGTAGGTGATCCTTCTGTAAGTTTTCCACTTCCCTGTCCTTTTAGTAGGTTGCCACGGTCAACCAAATTTGAGgtagcatttcttaaaaatactaaCTTTCAGTATGATTTTATGAATATCAATGGAGAGAACGAGGAGAGACACTAATTAGTATAGCCTCTGAGAGTCTGCAGTATGAACTTGAGAATTAGCTGAAGGCAGTCCACAACAGAACAGATAATTAGCTGATATATACTGCCAGTGAGTTAATATATGCATAGTTCTGAAATAGCCACTGCGCTTGGCAGACAGCAAGTACTGGGAAGTACAGTGTGTGAATGGAAGGTGAGGAAAGGTACATATAGGGAAAAGGGGGTAGAAGCAATgagtaagaggaaaaataccCAAAGATACACAGCCTTACATGGAACTAGCTTGCATTGTTTtcactgctcatttttttttttttccccttcttttaagAATGCACATCAGGATTTTTCAAAGATGAAACAATCAAACAATGAATCTAATTTAAGAGAAGAAGTTTTGAAGAACTTAGCCGTAGCAAATGACAACTTTGTGGAACTTGTAGCCAATTTAAAAGAAGGCACAAAGGTATGGTAAcgctttagggactggaagaactttttttattatttatttacacaaTGAGACATGAATCAAAAACTGTAATAAATTTGCAGACATGCTAGATGAGAGGTACATTTTTGAGGATTTTACTACTGAAGTGAGGACAGCAAGTTGcttgaattttgtttgttttgacagcTGTGAAAGAATGCTTTGTTCCTATCTGAAAAGTAAGCTTTTCTGAGCATTGCTTtatattaaaataggaaaaggtGTTAATTACAGCTGAGTAACTGATGCTGAAGTACCCAGATGATCCATTTTATCTTAGGAATTTTTTCACGTGTTCTCCCATGGTATTTAATCACCTTATCAAATTTGTGGTTTATATACTGCTACTGCATACGtgaggagagatgaggagggctttatttagcttgctttttttgaTCTGGTCTTCTGGAAGGTGTCTTACTGCTTCTGTATTAAGTACTTTTTGCTGGTTTATTGATAGCTCGctagaggaaaaaagggaaataaaactctGAAATGTCTATACAAATGAAATGCATGGAACTGATTGAAGGcagtaaaattaaaaccagaagaaatgaTCCTTTAGAAAATCAAGAGTTAATCACCAGAAATAATCTAGTTTTATTCTGGTTTCAATACATTTTCTAGTTGTCTTAAGctattttcatatttatacacacacacagatagttacatatatatacacacaagcatACACTCAATATCTTATGATATTAAAGTGGTGGACGACAGCCGActaatttgtttttgaaaagcagaataaatgcaCTAGCAAACTTCACTGGAATGGCAGGTACTGGGCACTTTAATAATATAATGCCTATAACTGGATCAATATGTAAAAATATGCTAGCATGGAGTCTGAAAGTATTGGTTgcatgtggtttggtttttttcttcttcactagTTTTATAATGAGCTGACAGAATTCCTGCTGAAATTCCAAAACAAATGCAGTGACATTGTCTTTGCTCGCAAGACTGAAAGAGATGAACTGCTCAAGTAAGACTTCAATATTTTGTTTAAGCATTGTAGAAATTAATCTTTGGGGACATGTTTCTCatgaaatgagaaaggaagaatAGGTGTGTTAAGACTATCACCTCCTTTTTGCCTCTAATGCTAACCCCACTCTCCCGTTCCCTGAAAAACTAGGGAAGTTGATaggagaaataaatggaaaaatctaCTTTTAAGCCTGCTCTGCTGTTCCTATATACAGTTCAGCATGAAACTGTTTCACCTTATCATGATTTCACTCTCAGTTCTTTTTGGCATGCGtttgttaatgattttattttattctttcctttgaggAACTTCTGATTCCT includes these proteins:
- the PDCD6IP gene encoding programmed cell death 6-interacting protein isoform X1 encodes the protein MTNFISVQLKKASEVDLAKPLCKFIQQSYPGGDAQAEHCRAAEELSKLRKSALGRPLDKHESALETVLRYYDQLCAIEPKFPFSENQVCVTFTWKDAFDKGSLFGGSAKLALASLGYEKTCVLFNCGALASQIAAEQNLDNDEGLKAAAKHYQFASGAFQHIKDTVLSALNREPTVDISPDTVGTLSLIMLAQAQEVFFLKATRDKMKDGIIAKLANQAADYYGDAYKQCQYKDTLPKYFYFQEVFPVLAAKHCIMQANAEYHQSILAKQQKKFGEEIGRLQHAADLVKTVASRYDEYINVKDLVDKINRALTAAKKDNDFIYHDRVPDLKDLESIGKASLVKSTPVVVPLSQKFTDLFEKMVPLQVQQSVSVYNQRKADLVNRSIAQMREATNLANGVLASLNLPAAIEDVSGDTVPQSILNKSKSVIEQGGIQTVDQLIKDLPELLQRNKEILDESLRLLDEEETTDNDLRTKFKERWQRTPSNELYKPLRAEGASYHNILSKAVQADGQVKERYQAHRDTIALLCKPESELNAAIPSANPAKTLQGSEVVNVLKTLLANLDEVKKEREQLENDLKSVNFDMTSKFLTALAQDGAINEEAISVTELDRIYGSYTQKVQESLKKQEELLKNIQNAHQDFSKMKQSNNESNLREEVLKNLAVANDNFVELVANLKEGTKFYNELTEFLLKFQNKCSDIVFARKTERDELLKDLQQSIAREPSAPSIPLPTYQTTSAGGSKPAASSTPTPAPRTMVGTKPQPPARPPPPVISAASSSSSASAPSGTAAAPAAAPAAAPAPAPGASAPAASTAPPQAQGPPYPTYPGYPGYCPMPMPLAYNSYMYGQYNLPYAPAPVFQNPGQAPYPAPQQPGYPFPQQPFYPQQ
- the PDCD6IP gene encoding programmed cell death 6-interacting protein isoform X2, with product MTNFISVQLKKASEVDLAKPLCKFIQQSYPGGDAQAEHCRAAEELSKLRKSALGRPLDKHESALETVLRYYDQLCAIEPKFPFSENQVCVTFTWKDAFDKGSLFGGSAKLALASLGYEKTCVLFNCGALASQIAAEQNLDNDEGLKAAAKHYQFASGAFQHIKDTVLSALNREPTVDISPDTVGTLSLIMLAQAQEVFFLKATRDKMKDGIIAKLANQAADYYGDAYKQCQYKDTLPKYFYFQEVFPVLAAKHCIMQANAEYHQSILAKQQKKFGEEIGRLQHAADLVKTVASRYDEYINVKDLVDKINRALTAAKKDNDFIYHDRVPDLKDLESIGKASLVKSTPVVVPLSQKFTDLFEKMVPLQVQQSVSVYNQRKADLVNRSIAQMREATNLANGVLASLNLPAAIEDVSGDTVPQSILNKSKSVIEQGGIQTVDQLIKDLPELLQRNKEILDESLRLLDEEETTDNDLRTKFKERWQRTPSNELYKPLRAEGASYHNILSKAVQADGQVKERYQAHRDTIALLCKPESELNAAIPSANPAKTLQGSEVVNVLKTLLANLDEVKKEREQLENDLKSVNFDMTSKFLTALAQDGAINEEAISVTELDRIYGSYTQKVQESLKKQEELLKNIQNAHQDFSKMKQSNNESNLREEVLKNLAVANDNFVELVANLKEGTKFYNELTEFLLKFQNKCSDIVFARKTERDELLKDLQQSIAREPSAPSIPLPTYQTTSAGGSKPAASSTPTPAPRTMGTKPQPPARPPPPVISAASSSSSASAPSGTAAAPAAAPAAAPAPAPGASAPAASTAPPQAQGPPYPTYPGYPGYCPMPMPLAYNSYMYGQYNLPYAPAPVFQNPGQAPYPAPQQPGYPFPQQPFYPQQ
- the PDCD6IP gene encoding programmed cell death 6-interacting protein isoform X3, with amino-acid sequence MTNFISVQLKKASEVDLAKPLCKFIQQSYPGGDAQAEHCRAAEELSKLRKSALGRPLDKHESALETVLRYYDQLCAIEPKFPFSENQVCVTFTWKDAFDKGSLFGGSAKLALASLGYEKTCVLFNCGALASQIAAEQNLDNDEGLKAAAKHYQFASGAFQHIKDTVLSALNREPTVDISPDTVGTLSLIMLAQAQEVFFLKATRDKMKDGIIAKLANQAADYYGDAYKQCQYKDTLPKEVFPVLAAKHCIMQANAEYHQSILAKQQKKFGEEIGRLQHAADLVKTVASRYDEYINVKDLVDKINRALTAAKKDNDFIYHDRVPDLKDLESIGKASLVKSTPVVVPLSQKFTDLFEKMVPLQVQQSVSVYNQRKADLVNRSIAQMREATNLANGVLASLNLPAAIEDVSGDTVPQSILNKSKSVIEQGGIQTVDQLIKDLPELLQRNKEILDESLRLLDEEETTDNDLRTKFKERWQRTPSNELYKPLRAEGASYHNILSKAVQADGQVKERYQAHRDTIALLCKPESELNAAIPSANPAKTLQGSEVVNVLKTLLANLDEVKKEREQLENDLKSVNFDMTSKFLTALAQDGAINEEAISVTELDRIYGSYTQKVQESLKKQEELLKNIQNAHQDFSKMKQSNNESNLREEVLKNLAVANDNFVELVANLKEGTKFYNELTEFLLKFQNKCSDIVFARKTERDELLKDLQQSIAREPSAPSIPLPTYQTTSAGGSKPAASSTPTPAPRTMVGTKPQPPARPPPPVISAASSSSSASAPSGTAAAPAAAPAAAPAPAPGASAPAASTAPPQAQGPPYPTYPGYPGYCPMPMPLAYNSYMYGQYNLPYAPAPVFQNPGQAPYPAPQQPGYPFPQQPFYPQQ
- the PDCD6IP gene encoding programmed cell death 6-interacting protein isoform X4, yielding MTNFISVQLKKASEVDLAKPLCKFIQQSYPGGDAQAEHCRAAEELSKLRKSALGRPLDKHESALETVLRYYDQLCAIEPKFPFSENQVCVTFTWKDAFDKGSLFGGSAKLALASLGYEKTCVLFNCGALASQIAAEQNLDNDEGLKAAAKHYQFASGAFQHIKDTVLSALNREPTVDISPDTVGTLSLIMLAQAQEVFFLKATRDKMKDGIIAKLANQAADYYGDAYKQCQYKDTLPKEVFPVLAAKHCIMQANAEYHQSILAKQQKKFGEEIGRLQHAADLVKTVASRYDEYINVKDLVDKINRALTAAKKDNDFIYHDRVPDLKDLESIGKASLVKSTPVVVPLSQKFTDLFEKMVPLQVQQSVSVYNQRKADLVNRSIAQMREATNLANGVLASLNLPAAIEDVSGDTVPQSILNKSKSVIEQGGIQTVDQLIKDLPELLQRNKEILDESLRLLDEEETTDNDLRTKFKERWQRTPSNELYKPLRAEGASYHNILSKAVQADGQVKERYQAHRDTIALLCKPESELNAAIPSANPAKTLQGSEVVNVLKTLLANLDEVKKEREQLENDLKSVNFDMTSKFLTALAQDGAINEEAISVTELDRIYGSYTQKVQESLKKQEELLKNIQNAHQDFSKMKQSNNESNLREEVLKNLAVANDNFVELVANLKEGTKFYNELTEFLLKFQNKCSDIVFARKTERDELLKDLQQSIAREPSAPSIPLPTYQTTSAGGSKPAASSTPTPAPRTMGTKPQPPARPPPPVISAASSSSSASAPSGTAAAPAAAPAAAPAPAPGASAPAASTAPPQAQGPPYPTYPGYPGYCPMPMPLAYNSYMYGQYNLPYAPAPVFQNPGQAPYPAPQQPGYPFPQQPFYPQQ